In a single window of the Elaeis guineensis isolate ETL-2024a chromosome 8, EG11, whole genome shotgun sequence genome:
- the LOC105050646 gene encoding LOW QUALITY PROTEIN: uncharacterized protein (The sequence of the model RefSeq protein was modified relative to this genomic sequence to represent the inferred CDS: inserted 2 bases in 2 codons) produces the protein MPWISGSPCPPPSAAAARIASRRTADLFPTRCHPQPPITPSAANSSSESSSSDTKLSTFCAAVAEFSKRPHGPLPPPGAVPRRSLPASYNALMKSFSRCGDADEVRRLFRELQLFRSAPNALCYNTLINSLVVANRHAEAEXAFEEMVSSGVAPTTSSYTILIKSRSLHPSLIDSTYDIIQFMVRSGRHPDRVTYLTLIAGLCRAGRIEEAWGVLDQMLEERLMPTVEAYTCIVHGYCSAGRIEEAKRLMGTMEALGCRPDVVTYSILVEALCRTAEFEEVEKILRESASKGWKPNAITYNIYMNGLCKAGKVDEAFQLFEVMRKXGLCPDAITLNILFDCLCRDSKVWEAKSLLERNAELEWDVDVFFYNTLMSRLCELGEWISVLKLLTDLVKKGIGPDACTFTIVIRSLCRAGKLRKAKCIMSSRGFGADVVAYNTLLHRFYMAGEFNEVQRLYVNMVLEDIVPNKFTYGIMIDSFCREGRFLEAIDCLLGSLKQGFLSDLVVRLNNWLIKGGKLKEILQLLEEMTKRGFVPDVRMFNALISAFCREGYCWREDVYKVCLILDKMLGVK, from the exons ATGCCATGGATTTCCGGTTCCCCCTGCCCTCCACCCTCCGCGGCTGCCGCCCGAATCGCTAGCCGGAGAACTGCCGACCTATTCCCGACTCGCTGCCACCCGCAACCCCCCATCACTCCCTCCGCAGCAAACTCCTCTTCGgaatcctcctcctccgacacgAAGCTCTCCACCTTCTGCGCCGCCGTCGCCGAGTTCTCCAAACGCCCCCAcggtcccctcccccctcccggcgCCGTTCCCCGTCGCTCCCTTCCCGCCTCCTACAACGCCCTGATGAAGTCCTTCTCCCGCTGCGGCGATGCCGACGAGGTCCGCCGCCTCTTCCGCGAGCTCCAGCTCTTCCGGTCAGCTCCCAACGCTCTCTGCTACAACACCCTCATCAACTCCCTCGTCGTTGCCAACCGCCACGCCGAGGCGG GCGCCTTCGAAGAGATGGTCTCATCGGGCGTCGCCCCGACCACTTCCTCCTATACAATTCTCATAAAGTCGCGATCTTTACACCCCTCCCTCATCGATTCTACTTATGACATCATTCAGTTCATGGTTCGATCCGGCCGACACCCCGACAGAGTCACCTACTTGACCCTGATCGCCGGCCTCTGCCGCGCCGGGAGGATTGAGGAGGCGTGGGGTGTTTTGGATCAGATGCTCGAAGAAAGGTTGATGCCAACTGTTGAAGCTTATACTTGTATCGTTCATGGGTATTGCTCGGCAGGACGGATCGAAGAGGCCAAGAGGTTGATGGGCACTATGGAGGCCCTTGGCTGCCGACCGGACGTGGTGACTTACAGCATCTTGGTGGAGGCCCTATGCAGAACCGCCGAATTCGAGGAAGTGGAGAAGATCTTGAGGGAGAGTGCGTCCAAGGGCTGGAAACCAAATGCCATCACCTACAATATCTATATGAATGGGCTTTGTAAAGCAGGCAAGGTCGACGAAGCATTCCAACTGTTCGAAGTTATGCGGA AGGGCTTGTGCCCTGATGCAATCACTTTGAACATCCTTTTTGATTGCCTTTGTCGGGACTCGAAGGTTTGGGAGGCCAAGAGCTTGCTGGAGAGGAATGCTGAATTGGAATGGGATGTCGATGTCTTCTTCTACAACACTTTGATGAGTAGGCTTTGTGAGCTTGGTGAATGGATCAGTGTTCTAAAGCTCTTGACTGATCTGGTGAAGAAGGGAATTGGACCGGATGCTTGCACGTTTACGATCGTGATTCGAAGCCTTTGCAGAGCTGGGAAGCTTCGTAAAGCGAAATGTATTATGAGCAGCAGGGGATTTGGTGCTGATGTTGTGGCTTATAACACTTTGCTTCATAGGTTTTACATGGCAGGAGAGTTCAATGAAGTCCAGCGGCTTTACGTGAACATGGTCCTGGAAGATATTGTTCCAAATAAGTTCACCTATGGTATCATGATTGATAGTTTTTGCAGAGAAGGAAGATTTTTAGAAGCTATTGATTGTCTTCTTGGATCCCTCAAAcaagggttcttatctgatctggtTGTTCGTCTAAATAATTGGTTGATTAAGGGTGGGAAGCTGAAAGAGATACTACAACTGCTTGAAGAAATGACAAAACGAGGCTTCGTTCCAGATGTGCGTATGTTCAATGCGCTGATAAGTGCATTTTGCAGGGAGGGATACTGTTGGAGAGAAGATGTATATAAAGTTTGTCTCATTCTCGACAAAATGCTTGGAGTCAAGTAA
- the LOC140859727 gene encoding uncharacterized protein, which produces MPEIQIEDFLEEDYRPLRKRPKKNNAPLKHPPSQATRKMKPSKFHAPTRLRIGAWEHVSRHEGDLEAKCYFARQKLIWEFLERGLKSKIEIPWSHIKGLKVTYPETGDGTLDIEIARPPLFYKETDPQPRKHTRWRPTTDFTGFQASIHRHFLECEQDSLRENMDKIFQCSPRLYFLSQQPEDESKSPYSEPQYSVFADQLQGKDHAFDSMKDGNGSTFSEFCVSGSHLRDTSSISMKSMVPVSVASVPDPVSQEIPSASTGMESQAWSSAGAAEELEEPNWWDQRFGQPQRISN; this is translated from the exons ATGCCGGAGATTCAGATAGAGGACTTCTTGGAGGAGGACTACAGACCGCTCCGTAAGAGACCGAAGAAGAATAATGCTCCTTTGAAGCATCCG CCTTCTCAAGCTACCAGAAAGATGAAACCTTCAAAGTTTCATGCGCCTACCCGTTTGAGAATCGGAGCTTGGGAG CATGTATCAAGACATGAAGGTGATCTAGAGGCTAAGTGCTACTTTGCGAGACAAAAACTTATTTGGGAGTTTCTTGAACGTGGCCTGAAGAGCAAGATTGAAATTCCTTGGTCACATATTAAGGGTCTAAAGGTAACATACCCTGAAACAGGGGATGGAACCCTGGATATAGAG ATAGCTAGGCCACCTCTTTTTTACAAAGAGACCGATCCTCAGCCGAGAAAGCATACCAGATGGCGACCTACTACAGATTTTACTGGCTTCCAGGCGAGTATACACAG GCACTTTCTGGAGTGTGAACAAGACTCGTTGAGGGAGAATATGGACAAGATTTTCCAATGCAGTCCACGTTTATATTTTCTGAGTCAACAACCAGAAGATGAATCCAAATCTCCATACTCTGAACCTCAATACTCTGTTTTTGCTGATCAACTTCAAGGTAAAGATCATGCTTTCGATAGTATGAAGGATGGTAATGGATCCACCTTCTCAGAATTCTGTGTTTCTGGTTCGCATTTGCGTGATACCTCATCAATATCCATGAAGAGCATGGTACCGGTTTCTGTTGCGAGTGTACCAGATCCTGTCTCACAGGAAATTCCTTCAGCCAGCACAG GAATGGAATCCCAAGCATGGAGCAGTGCCGGTGCCGCAGAGGAGTTGGAGGAACCTAATTGGTGGGATCAGCGATTTGGCCAACCGCAGAGAAtaagtaattaa
- the LOC140859703 gene encoding uncharacterized protein has protein sequence MPEIQIEDFLEEDYRPLRKRPKKNNAPLKHPPSQAIRKMKPSKFHAPTRLRIGAWEHVSRHEGDLEAKCYFARQKLIWEFLESGLKSKIEIPWSHIKGLKVTYPETGDGTLDIKIARPPLFYKETDPQPRKHTIWRPTTDFTGFQASIHRHFLECEQDSLRENMDMIFQCNPRLYFLSQQPEDESKSPYSDPQYSVFADQLRGKDHAFDSMKDGNGSTFSEFCVSGSHLCDTSSISMKSMVPVSVASVPDPVSQEIPSASTGMESQAWSSAGAAEELEESNWWDQTIWATE, from the exons ATGCCGGAGATTCAGATAGAGGACTTCTTGGAGGAGGACTACAGACCGCTCCGTAAGAGACCGAAGAAGAATAATGCTCCTTTGAAGCATCCG CCTTCTCAAGCTATCAGAAAGATGAAACCTTCAAAGTTTCATGCGCCTACCCGTTTGAGAATCGGAGCTTGGGAG CATGTATCAAGACATGAAGGTGATCTAGAGGCTAAGTGCTACTTTGCGAGACAAAAACTTATTTGGGAGTTTCTTGAAAGTGGCCTGAAGAGCAAGATTGAAATTCCATGGTCACATATTAAGGGTCTAAAGGTAACATACCCTGAAACAGGGGATGGAACCCTGGATATAAAG ATAGCTAGGCCACCTCTTTTTTACAAAGAGACCGATCCTCAGCCGAGAAAGCATACCATATGGCGACCTACTACAGATTTTACTGGCTTCCAGGCGAGTATACACAG GCACTTTCTGGAGTGTGAACAAGACTCGTTAAGGGAGAATATGGACATGATTTTCCAATGCAATCCCCGTTTATATTTTCTGAGTCAACAACCAGAAGATGAATCCAAATCTCCATACTCTGATCCTCAATACTCTGTTTTTGCTGATCAACTTCGAGGTAAAGATCATGCTTTCGATAGTATGAAGGATGGTAATGGATCCACCTTCTCAGAATTCTGTGTTTCTGGTTCGCATTTGTGTGATACCTCATCAATATCCATGAAGAGCATGGTACCGGTTTCTGTTGCGAGTGTACCAGATCCTGTCTCACAGGAAATTCCTTCAGCCAGCACAG GAATGGAATCCCAAGCATGGAGCAGTGCCGGTGCCGCAGAGGAGTTGGAGGAATCTAATTGGTGGGATCAGACGATTTGGGCAACAGAAtaa